In a genomic window of Nodosilinea sp. PGN35:
- the ppc gene encoding phosphoenolpyruvate carboxylase: MSSTLHSSGDTRPAAEADLPAVPAPMDDQPSRQDLLLRHRLRVVEDLWESVLEHACGPELLKLLQQLRRMCSPEGQAPTAAEARVKAVVEVVEALDLEDAIRASRAFALYFQLINIVEQHYEQRGQQQQYRSAYETSELAQRVGQSIFGSDGETGNLFQADLLTRSIADLSSSRKEAGTFHWLFPTLKRLNVPPQVIQNLIDQLDVRLVFTAHPTEIVRHTIRDKQRRIASILRQMDQAEESAQGLGLASSWEIEELKEQLTEEIRLWWRTDELHQFKPSVLDEVDYTLHYFNVVLFEALPQLYQRFDRAIATTFPELDPPRHRFCRFGSWVGADRDGNPSVTPEVTWKTACYQRNLVLTKYMASVDRLVDLLSLSLHWSEVLPELLESLEQDQVKMADIYDELAIRYRQEPYRLKLAYIKQRLKNTCDRSQRLYHSDPFADHSNDPSGLPIYRYGHEFLAELRLIQRNLEATGLNCQDLNTLICQVEIFGFNLAQLDLRQESTRHSDALDEIAQYLQILPQPYSELPEADKIAWLVSELTTRRPLTPRELPFSDKTRETIATMHMVRQLHQEFGPDICGSYVISMSHTVSDLLEVLLLAKEAGLYDPTTELSSLQPVPLFETVEDLQRAPAVMEELFQLPLYRNLLEGQANQPADSGPGSVAAPRAVPLQEVMLGYSDSNKDSGFLSSNWEIHKAQQALQTTADRYGVSLRIFHGRGGSVGRGGGPAYEAILAQPGRSIKGRIKITEQGEVLASKYNLSDLALYNLETVTTAVIQASLLSNSVDDIQPWKETMEELATRSRSHYRQLIYENPDLVNFFHQVTPIQEISQLQISSRPSRRGGKKDLGSLRAIPWVFSWTQARFLLPSWYGVGTALQEFLDEAPEEHLKVLRYFYSKWPFFKMVISKVEMTLAKVDLQIAEHYVRELTSPDDKERFLKLFESISAEFYLTRDMVLRITDCDRLLDGDPDLQRSVYLRNGTIVPLGFLQVALLKRLRQYKDQAATGVIRSRYSQGELLRGALLTINGIAAGMRNTG, from the coding sequence ATGAGTTCAACGCTCCACTCCTCCGGGGATACCCGGCCCGCAGCTGAAGCCGACCTGCCTGCCGTTCCTGCTCCCATGGACGACCAGCCCTCCCGGCAAGATTTGCTGCTGCGCCACCGGCTGCGAGTGGTCGAAGATCTGTGGGAGAGCGTTTTAGAGCACGCCTGCGGCCCGGAGCTGCTAAAGCTGCTCCAGCAGCTGCGGCGCATGTGTTCCCCCGAGGGGCAGGCTCCCACCGCCGCCGAGGCGCGGGTCAAAGCCGTAGTCGAGGTGGTCGAAGCCCTCGACCTCGAAGATGCCATTCGGGCCTCGCGGGCCTTTGCCCTCTATTTTCAGCTGATCAACATTGTGGAGCAGCACTACGAGCAGCGGGGGCAGCAGCAGCAGTATCGCTCCGCCTACGAAACCTCAGAACTGGCCCAGCGGGTGGGCCAATCGATCTTTGGCAGCGATGGCGAGACGGGCAACCTCTTTCAGGCCGATCTGCTCACCCGCAGCATTGCCGATCTCTCCAGTAGCCGCAAAGAGGCGGGCACCTTCCACTGGCTGTTCCCTACCCTGAAGCGGCTCAACGTGCCCCCCCAGGTAATTCAAAACCTGATCGATCAGCTCGATGTGCGGCTGGTGTTTACCGCCCACCCCACCGAGATTGTGCGCCACACCATTCGCGACAAGCAGCGGCGCATCGCCAGCATTCTGCGCCAGATGGATCAAGCCGAAGAAAGCGCCCAGGGTCTGGGTCTGGCCTCCTCCTGGGAAATTGAAGAACTCAAGGAGCAGCTCACCGAGGAGATTCGCCTCTGGTGGCGCACCGACGAGCTGCACCAGTTTAAGCCCTCGGTGCTCGACGAGGTGGACTACACCCTGCACTACTTCAACGTGGTGCTGTTTGAGGCGCTGCCCCAGCTGTACCAGCGCTTTGACCGGGCGATCGCCACCACCTTTCCCGAGCTAGACCCGCCCCGCCACCGCTTCTGTCGGTTTGGCTCCTGGGTGGGGGCCGATCGCGACGGCAACCCCTCCGTCACCCCCGAAGTCACCTGGAAGACCGCCTGCTACCAGCGCAACCTGGTGCTCACCAAGTACATGGCCTCAGTCGATCGCCTGGTCGATCTGCTCAGCCTCTCCCTGCACTGGAGCGAGGTATTGCCCGAGCTGCTCGAGTCGCTGGAGCAAGACCAGGTGAAGATGGCCGACATCTACGACGAGCTGGCGATTCGCTACCGGCAAGAGCCCTACCGCCTCAAGCTGGCCTACATCAAGCAGCGGCTGAAGAACACCTGCGATCGCAGCCAGCGCCTCTACCACAGCGACCCCTTCGCTGACCACTCCAACGACCCCAGCGGCCTGCCCATCTACCGCTACGGCCACGAGTTTTTGGCCGAGCTGCGGCTAATTCAGCGCAATCTGGAGGCCACCGGCCTCAACTGCCAAGACCTCAACACCTTGATCTGCCAGGTCGAAATCTTTGGCTTTAACCTGGCCCAGCTCGACCTGCGCCAGGAGAGCACCCGCCACTCCGACGCCCTCGACGAGATCGCCCAGTACCTGCAAATTTTGCCCCAGCCCTACAGCGAGCTGCCCGAGGCCGACAAAATCGCCTGGCTGGTCAGCGAACTCACCACCCGCCGCCCCCTCACCCCCCGCGAGCTGCCCTTCTCCGACAAAACCCGCGAAACCATCGCCACCATGCACATGGTGCGCCAGCTCCACCAGGAGTTTGGCCCCGACATCTGCGGCAGCTATGTGATCAGCATGAGCCACACCGTCAGCGACCTGCTGGAGGTGCTGCTGCTGGCCAAAGAGGCGGGCCTCTACGACCCCACCACCGAACTCAGCAGCCTTCAGCCCGTGCCGCTGTTTGAGACCGTCGAAGACCTCCAGCGCGCCCCGGCGGTAATGGAGGAGCTGTTTCAGCTGCCCCTCTACCGCAACCTGCTCGAAGGGCAGGCCAACCAGCCCGCTGACTCTGGCCCCGGCAGCGTGGCCGCTCCCCGCGCCGTGCCCCTGCAAGAGGTGATGCTGGGCTACTCCGACAGCAACAAAGACTCCGGCTTTCTCAGCAGCAACTGGGAGATTCACAAAGCCCAGCAGGCCCTCCAGACCACCGCCGATCGCTACGGGGTCTCCCTGCGCATCTTCCACGGGCGCGGCGGCTCGGTGGGGCGCGGCGGTGGCCCCGCCTACGAGGCGATTTTGGCCCAGCCGGGCCGCAGCATTAAGGGCCGCATCAAAATCACCGAGCAGGGGGAGGTGCTGGCCTCCAAGTACAACCTCTCTGACCTGGCCCTCTACAACCTGGAGACCGTCACCACCGCCGTGATTCAGGCCAGCCTGCTGAGCAACAGCGTAGACGACATTCAGCCCTGGAAAGAAACCATGGAGGAGTTGGCTACCCGCTCCCGCAGCCACTACCGCCAGCTGATCTACGAAAATCCCGACCTGGTCAACTTCTTCCACCAGGTGACACCGATCCAGGAGATCAGCCAGCTCCAGATCAGCTCGCGTCCCTCGCGGCGCGGCGGCAAAAAAGATCTGGGCAGCCTGCGGGCCATTCCCTGGGTGTTTAGCTGGACCCAGGCCCGGTTTTTGCTGCCCTCCTGGTACGGCGTCGGCACCGCCCTGCAAGAGTTTCTCGACGAAGCCCCCGAAGAACACCTCAAGGTGCTGCGCTACTTCTACAGCAAGTGGCCCTTCTTTAAGATGGTGATCTCAAAAGTCGAGATGACCCTGGCCAAGGTCGATCTGCAAATTGCCGAGCACTACGTGCGCGAGCTGACCAGCCCCGACGACAAAGAGCGCTTCCTGAAGCTGTTTGAGTCGATTTCTGCCGAGTTTTACCTCACCCGCGACATGGTGCTGCGGATTACCGACTGCGATCGCCTGCTCGACGGCGACCCCGACTTGCAGCGATCGGTCTACCTGCGCAACGGCACCATCGTGCCCCTGGGCTTTTTGCAGGTGGCCCTGCTGAAGCGCCTGCGCCAGTACAAAGACCAGGCGGCGACGGGGGTAATTCGATCGCGCTACAGCCAGGGCGAGCTGCTGCGCGGCGCACTGCTCACCATTAATGGCATCGCAGCAGGGATGCGAAATACGGGTTGA
- a CDS encoding MBOAT family protein — MTLPSLVYALFLLSVVGVFWTLESLQARLWLLVVASLIFYASIQVQYLLLMVALLIATFLIGNAIAAPLDWRIPNPRWQMAERGWNQRRTRLLWLGIAINVLLLVGFKYAEGLLRWLGLELPTAPNNTLTQIIMPLGLSFFVFECIAYLVDVYRGSPAALNFSDFAAYKLYFPKLISGPITRFHPFIDQVEQQKPPGLNTAVEGLWLIAYGAVKKLLIADHIAILVNLSFDNLERAGSADIWLATFAYGLQLYLDFSAYVNIARGSALLMGITLPQNFDAPYFTTSLADFWRRWHMTLGDWLRNYLYFPLGGSRRGLVRTCFNLLTVMVIAGIWHGNNWGFLIWGAIHGAGLVVHRLTQASSKAVPRLKALWSTLPGTVLGWLLTQALVFASWLFFRLPEPDRYTLALQRAWGTPSDAQFSQLVYLESLGFTYTQLLLLLWGVVGLMAGAYMVKRGFKLELSWPVKLLLVPLFSLLAWLLAPAETLPYIYFDF; from the coding sequence ATGACCCTGCCCTCCCTGGTCTATGCCCTGTTTTTGCTCAGCGTCGTCGGCGTGTTTTGGACCCTGGAGTCGCTCCAGGCGCGGCTGTGGCTGCTGGTGGTGGCCAGCCTGATATTCTACGCCTCGATTCAGGTGCAGTATCTGCTGCTGATGGTGGCGCTGCTGATCGCGACGTTTTTGATCGGCAATGCGATCGCTGCCCCCCTCGACTGGCGCATCCCCAACCCCCGCTGGCAGATGGCCGAACGGGGCTGGAACCAGCGCCGCACCCGCCTGCTGTGGCTGGGCATTGCCATCAACGTGCTGCTGCTGGTGGGCTTTAAGTATGCCGAGGGGCTGCTGCGCTGGCTGGGGCTAGAGCTGCCCACCGCCCCCAACAACACCCTGACGCAGATCATCATGCCCCTGGGGCTGAGCTTCTTTGTCTTTGAGTGCATTGCCTACCTGGTGGATGTGTACCGGGGGTCACCAGCGGCGCTCAACTTCTCTGACTTTGCCGCCTACAAGCTCTACTTTCCCAAGCTGATCTCTGGCCCCATCACTCGCTTTCACCCCTTCATCGACCAGGTTGAGCAGCAAAAGCCGCCGGGCCTCAATACCGCCGTCGAGGGGCTGTGGCTGATCGCCTACGGGGCGGTTAAAAAGCTGCTGATTGCCGACCACATCGCCATTTTGGTCAACCTCAGCTTTGACAACCTGGAGCGGGCGGGCAGCGCCGACATCTGGCTGGCCACCTTTGCCTACGGCCTGCAGCTCTACCTCGACTTCAGCGCCTACGTCAATATCGCCCGCGGTAGCGCCCTGCTGATGGGCATCACCCTGCCCCAAAATTTTGATGCCCCCTACTTCACCACCAGCCTGGCCGACTTTTGGCGACGCTGGCACATGACCCTGGGCGACTGGCTGCGCAACTACCTGTACTTTCCCCTGGGCGGGTCGCGGCGGGGGCTGGTGCGCACCTGTTTCAACCTGCTGACGGTAATGGTGATCGCGGGCATCTGGCACGGCAACAACTGGGGCTTTTTGATCTGGGGTGCGATCCACGGGGCGGGGCTAGTGGTGCATCGCCTCACCCAGGCGAGCAGCAAAGCGGTGCCCAGACTAAAGGCCCTCTGGAGTACGCTGCCGGGCACGGTGCTGGGCTGGCTGCTGACCCAGGCGCTGGTGTTTGCCAGCTGGCTGTTCTTTCGGCTGCCCGAGCCCGATCGCTACACCCTGGCTCTACAGCGAGCCTGGGGTACCCCCTCCGATGCCCAATTCAGCCAGCTGGTCTACCTAGAATCGCTGGGCTTTACCTACACGCAACTGCTGCTGCTGCTCTGGGGCGTGGTGGGGCTGATGGCCGGGGCCTACATGGTCAAGCGGGGCTTTAAGCTGGAGCTGAGCTGGCCGGTGAAGCTGCTGCTGGTGCCCCTGTTTAGCCTGCTAGCCTGGCTGCTGGCTCCGGCGGAGACGTTGCCGTATATTTATTTCGACTTCTAG
- a CDS encoding DUF2283 domain-containing protein, which produces MAQSVKIWFDPEADFLEVLFSDAPGYLRETDHDAIMERVDDQGNILGFSVLSVSKLAKEKPLYAQLIAPNAA; this is translated from the coding sequence ATGGCCCAGTCTGTAAAAATTTGGTTTGACCCCGAAGCTGACTTCCTCGAAGTGCTATTTTCAGACGCCCCGGGCTATCTGCGCGAAACCGACCACGACGCCATCATGGAACGGGTAGACGACCAGGGCAACATCTTGGGTTTTTCTGTACTCAGCGTTAGCAAACTCGCCAAAGAAAAACCCCTGTATGCCCAACTGATTGCACCCAATGCGGCTTAG
- a CDS encoding DUF433 domain-containing protein codes for MDTTTPLSHILERSPDKVSGAWVFRGTRVPVAALFENLKDGASLDQFLEWFPGVTRAQVEVLHSSITTRTAPE; via the coding sequence ATGGATACAACCACACCTCTCAGCCACATACTGGAACGCAGCCCAGACAAAGTCAGCGGTGCCTGGGTGTTTCGCGGCACTCGCGTTCCTGTCGCCGCCCTCTTTGAAAACCTCAAGGATGGTGCCTCCCTCGATCAGTTTCTAGAATGGTTCCCTGGCGTCACCCGCGCCCAGGTAGAGGTACTTCATAGCTCTATTACCACGCGTACAGCGCCAGAGTAA
- a CDS encoding DUF4258 domain-containing protein: MQILVDYQGRQIRLTDERLAHILEHPEMASMETAIQEALSNPEVVRVSKTDGSVHLYYRYHKGTIVGDKWLCVVVKYLDNDAFIITAYLTDKLKQGEQLWPSL, from the coding sequence GTGCAAATTCTTGTCGATTACCAGGGTCGCCAGATTCGGTTAACTGATGAAAGGTTAGCTCACATTCTTGAGCACCCTGAGATGGCTAGTATGGAAACAGCGATTCAAGAGGCGCTTTCTAACCCAGAGGTCGTCAGGGTGTCTAAGACCGATGGCTCTGTCCACCTCTACTATCGCTACCATAAAGGCACTATTGTTGGCGACAAATGGCTCTGCGTCGTCGTGAAATATCTAGACAACGATGCCTTTATCATCACCGCCTATTTGACCGACAAACTCAAGCAGGGAGAGCAACTATGGCCCAGTCTGTAA
- a CDS encoding GNAT family N-acetyltransferase, which yields MDLPSEQPVLYTARLVLRPFGLADGLAVVALAGDRAVAENTLSIPHPYSAAEAEEWISQRSAAWAEKKSINWAITLPEGTLCGSVGLALYPAYNMAELGYWIGRPYWGQGYATEAGAAVVEFGFSTLGLNRVNAVRFGDNPASGRVLEKLGLVQEGYRRRQTPKWGVYRDVVLYGLLREDWENGRDG from the coding sequence ATGGATTTACCGAGTGAGCAGCCAGTTTTGTATACGGCGCGGCTGGTGCTGAGGCCGTTTGGGCTGGCCGATGGGTTGGCGGTGGTGGCGCTGGCGGGAGACAGAGCCGTCGCCGAAAATACCCTCTCTATCCCCCATCCCTACAGCGCAGCCGAGGCAGAGGAGTGGATTAGCCAACGGTCAGCGGCCTGGGCCGAGAAAAAGTCAATCAACTGGGCCATTACGCTGCCGGAGGGCACCCTCTGCGGTTCGGTGGGGCTGGCTCTGTACCCGGCCTACAACATGGCAGAGCTGGGCTATTGGATCGGGCGACCCTACTGGGGCCAGGGCTATGCGACCGAAGCCGGGGCCGCCGTTGTGGAGTTTGGCTTTAGCACCCTGGGGCTGAACCGCGTCAATGCGGTGCGCTTTGGCGACAACCCCGCCTCGGGCCGGGTATTGGAAAAGCTGGGCCTGGTGCAGGAGGGCTACCGGCGGCGGCAAACGCCCAAGTGGGGCGTGTACCGCGATGTGGTGCTCTACGGCCTGCTGCGCGAGGATTGGGAGAATGGTCGGGATGGTTGA
- a CDS encoding type II toxin-antitoxin system HicB family antitoxin, which yields MKDYHINIFYSDEDEGYIADIPDLSYCSAFGETPLEALQELNLAKQAWLDAAQAEGKPIPPPTYRPIIYQLKSA from the coding sequence GTGAAAGACTACCACATCAATATCTTCTACAGCGACGAAGACGAAGGCTACATCGCCGATATCCCCGACCTCAGCTACTGCTCCGCCTTTGGCGAAACCCCCCTAGAAGCCCTGCAAGAACTCAACCTGGCCAAGCAGGCCTGGCTAGACGCGGCCCAAGCCGAAGGCAAACCCATTCCGCCGCCCACCTACCGCCCCATCATCTACCAGCTCAAATCGGCTTAG
- a CDS encoding AAA family ATPase, giving the protein MASIDRTKLLKTLTALPQQQFSQVEFALKPPNGMMPGITAPLGDRALALLNWAESPTGPGLAPVQAAANSLLLPTALTSPTLGPEQTRPVLDQWYGREQELGQLATWLADPAVRLVEIVGLGGFGKSSLAARWLESTPNTAGQVWVNFSVVYSFSVFALWLLQQLGPAVDESTDKATLMRLLVERLSAQPSLVVLDNLETLTADAAFADYRQFLTGWLEQGTTSQIVLTSREQPDLPANLRRQRCKTLPLQGLSPVAATALLRGEGVQGTEAELQAFATLTDGHPLLLNLIVGQLWDEYGDTPPLSQWQTLNPDLFAYLGAHRGDPEASVGKVFAASYNRLTPPLQQLLRYLSVYRPRFDPAMALAMAEGELANEPSFEKATLRYLVRLALLQEQPPTAQGRRYFLLPLISQYLERQGDLAPAHQRAVAFYQAVCKPNLSRTDGPAEVAPYLELAHHLCELGQFGQAMDVLQGNTDSDDRYSSPEFILKYRTGSTLVKDTGQDQSPRSKNGHAILLDFFQQIATEWQPETLHQRRRYGDTLQAQGDVLQFLDQRSEALANYEQALTIYREVGARLGEANTL; this is encoded by the coding sequence ATGGCCTCGATAGACCGCACCAAGCTGCTAAAAACGCTAACTGCCCTGCCGCAGCAGCAGTTTAGCCAAGTCGAGTTTGCGCTAAAGCCACCAAACGGCATGATGCCGGGGATAACTGCGCCGTTGGGCGATCGCGCCCTTGCTCTACTCAACTGGGCCGAAAGCCCCACCGGGCCAGGGCTGGCCCCGGTGCAGGCGGCAGCCAACTCACTGCTGTTGCCCACTGCCCTAACCTCGCCTACCCTGGGGCCTGAACAAACTCGCCCAGTGCTCGACCAGTGGTACGGGCGCGAGCAAGAGCTGGGGCAGTTGGCCACCTGGCTTGCCGACCCCGCCGTGCGGCTGGTCGAAATTGTTGGCCTGGGGGGTTTTGGCAAATCGTCTTTGGCGGCCCGCTGGCTAGAGAGCACCCCAAACACCGCAGGGCAGGTCTGGGTCAACTTTAGTGTGGTGTATTCGTTTTCGGTGTTTGCCCTGTGGCTGTTGCAGCAGCTTGGCCCCGCCGTAGATGAGAGCACCGACAAAGCCACCCTCATGCGCCTGCTGGTTGAGCGGCTGTCAGCCCAGCCCAGCCTGGTAGTGCTCGACAACCTTGAAACCTTAACTGCCGATGCTGCCTTTGCCGACTACCGCCAGTTTTTAACGGGCTGGCTAGAGCAGGGCACCACCAGCCAAATCGTGCTCACCAGCCGCGAGCAGCCCGACCTGCCCGCCAACCTGCGCCGCCAGCGCTGCAAAACCCTTCCCCTGCAAGGGCTAAGCCCCGTTGCCGCCACCGCTCTGCTGCGGGGAGAGGGGGTGCAGGGCACCGAGGCCGAGCTGCAAGCCTTTGCCACCCTTACCGATGGTCACCCCCTGCTGCTAAACCTGATTGTGGGCCAACTGTGGGATGAGTACGGCGACACCCCGCCCCTAAGCCAGTGGCAAACCCTCAACCCCGACCTGTTTGCCTACCTGGGTGCCCACCGGGGCGACCCCGAGGCCAGTGTGGGCAAGGTATTTGCCGCCAGCTACAACCGTTTGACCCCGCCGTTACAACAACTTTTGCGCTACCTGAGCGTGTATCGCCCCCGGTTTGACCCAGCAATGGCTTTGGCGATGGCTGAGGGGGAGCTTGCCAATGAGCCAAGTTTTGAAAAAGCGACACTGCGCTATCTGGTGCGGCTGGCGCTGCTGCAAGAGCAGCCCCCCACTGCCCAGGGCCGCCGCTACTTTTTGCTGCCGCTAATTAGCCAGTATCTAGAGCGGCAGGGCGACCTGGCCCCTGCTCACCAGCGGGCCGTAGCTTTTTACCAGGCGGTATGCAAGCCAAACCTGAGCCGCACCGACGGCCCAGCCGAGGTAGCCCCCTACCTGGAGCTGGCCCATCACCTGTGTGAGCTGGGGCAGTTTGGGCAAGCGATGGATGTGCTGCAAGGCAACACCGATAGCGATGACCGCTACAGCAGCCCAGAATTTATTCTCAAGTACAGAACCGGCTCTACTTTGGTTAAAGACACTGGTCAAGACCAATCTCCCAGGTCTAAAAATGGGCATGCCATCTTGCTTGATTTCTTTCAACAAATTGCTACTGAGTGGCAGCCCGAGACTCTTCACCAGCGACGGCGCTACGGCGACACGCTGCAAGCGCAGGGCGATGTGCTGCAATTCCTCGACCAACGTAGCGAGGCGCTGGCGAACTACGAGCAGGCGTTGACCATTTATCGCGAGGTCGGCGCTCGGCTCGGCGAAGCCAACACGCTTAA
- a CDS encoding nucleotidyltransferase family protein yields the protein MSYGLSDQQLEEIIQFIAAYPEVEEAILFGSRAIGTHKPASDVDIAIKGDGVNSALVARLKFDIEENTYLPYFFDFVAYSTITREALKQHIDEKGISIYRSGLSDC from the coding sequence ATGAGTTACGGATTGTCGGATCAGCAGCTTGAGGAAATTATTCAGTTCATCGCTGCCTACCCCGAGGTGGAAGAGGCGATTTTGTTTGGTTCGCGCGCGATCGGCACCCACAAACCCGCTTCAGATGTGGATATTGCCATCAAGGGCGATGGGGTGAACTCAGCTCTGGTGGCCCGGCTTAAGTTTGACATCGAAGAAAACACCTACCTGCCCTACTTCTTTGACTTCGTCGCCTACAGCACCATCACCCGCGAGGCTCTGAAGCAGCACATCGACGAGAAAGGCATCTCTATTTACCGCAGCGGCTTATCGGATTGTTGA